In Chrysoperla carnea chromosome 2, inChrCarn1.1, whole genome shotgun sequence, the following proteins share a genomic window:
- the LOC123293682 gene encoding rab GTPase-binding effector protein 1, with amino-acid sequence MENNIQENEVDYTQKINMLTEQIHQLENEKKTISEEFNVQRAKMKELFLQKEAELKQNAAEKLALREEVKKIQTELNETRSQLCVADLRLESDLEVEKRKAQEEIATLQQLFQETMEESTCSRSMYDTELKKLKLFTQQLQTENSELRSLMQQNSPHHTSSESTSLAPSIMLSAVTKTLARKLGADAHSNQENLEESMRRAQEDAEVLRSLVVPLEEEIHALKDKLRSTDEQLQQCRLCGHNADNKSIGRTGSSTETSPIKDAKSTSNKLVDISNAEATSPSVNSTLTTQLNTSTSSQNYEDDDKKSSSPIPTCDMCNNYETQLVQEQQNVNELRKKLVAAEKILERQKEDLTKEISFRKDMEEKWNEKKEEHKEKVAELNKKTLCAEQDLQELRQTFEQTQMEITEQLTRLTKEREQVREHLNKVQQENDNLIGKHSIHSQQLQSEMINLPSDVDELQLVLLKSHEDLITASVAKEVALEQQESLRCEIQLMRDQMIIEQQTRQELENTLVAENDSLKQELHRITKDSASTLELQRNLVEALRIKKILEEHNSELKSRVSALQQELDNSEQVQKDFVRLSQSLQVELEKIRASDTQVRWQYEEDIEECPGCRNPFVGQRKKIHCRHCGQIFCINCLSHTVLSGPNRRPSKVCGVCHTLLNRNTAPYFSTEAPHLPD; translated from the exons atggaaaataatattcaagaaaacgaaGTGG atTATACCCAAAAGATAAATATGCTAACGGAACAAATTCATCaattagaaaatgaaaagaaaactaTTAGCGAGGAATTTAATGTTCAACGAGCTAAAATGAAAGAActttttctacaaaaagaag ctgaattaaaacaaaatgccGCAGAGAAGTTAGCATTACGCGaagaagtgaaaaaaattcaaacggAATTGAATGAGACTCGTAGTCAATTATGTGTGGCCGATTTACGTTTAGAATCAGATTTGGAAGTGGAAAAACGTAAGGCACAAGAGGAAATTGCAACATTACAACAATTATTTCAag aaactatGGAGGAATCAACATGTTCACGTTCAATGTATGACacggaattgaaaaaattgaagttattCACACAACAATTGCAAACTGAAAATAGTGAATTACGATCGTTGATGCAGCAGAATTCACCACACCATACGTCTTCG GAATCAACGAGTTTAGCGCCAAGTATCATGTTAAGTGCGGTTACAAAAACTCTGGCACGAAAATTAGGAGCTGATGCACATtcaaatcaagaaaatttagaagaaaGTATGAGACGG gctcAAGAAGATGCAGAAGTCTTAAGATCATTGGTTGTGCCGTTAGAAGAGGAGATTCATGCACTTAAAGATAAATTACGCTCAACGGATGAACAATTACAACAGTGTCGTTTATGTGGCCACAATGCTGATAACAAGAGTATAGGGCGTACGGGCAGTAGTACAGAAACATCACCAATTAAGGATGCTAAATCAACATctaataaattagtagatatttCTAATGCGGAGGCAACATCTCCTTCTGTTAATA GTACTCTAACAACACAACTAAATACATCAACGTCTAGTCAAAATTATGAAGATGATGATAAAAAGTCATCATCTCCTATACCCACCTGTGATATGTGTAACAATTATGAAACTCAGCTTGTACAAGAACAACAAAATGTGAATgaacttagaaaaaaattggtaGCTGCTGAGAAAATATTAGAACGACAAAAAGAGGatttaacaaaagaaattagTTTTCGTAAAGATATGGAAGAAAAATGGAACGAGAAAAAAGAAGAACATAAAGAAAAG gttgctgaattaaataaaaaaacattatgcgCTGAACAAGATCTTCAAGAATTACGACAGACATTTGAACAAACACAAATGGAGATCACAGAACAATTAACAAGATTAACGAAAGAACGAGAACAAGTGCGTGAACATTTAAATAA AGTTCAACAAGAGAATGATAATTTGATTGGTAAGCATAGTATTCATTCGCAACAGTTGCAAAGCGAAATGATTAATCTTCCAAGTGATGTTGATGAACTTCAGTTAGTGTTATTAAAATCCCATGAAGATTTAATAACAGCAAGTGTTGCGAAAGAGGTGGCATTAGAACAACAGGAATCATTACGATGTGAGATACAATTAATGCGTGATCAAATGATTATAGAGCAGCAAACACGACAAGAATTGGAAAATACATTGGTTGCTGAAAATGATTCTTTAAA ACAAGAATTACATCGAATCACTAAAGATTCGGCGTCAACACTTGAATTACAAAGAAATTTAGTAGAAGCTTTAAGAATTAAA AAAATATTAGAAGAACATAATAGTGAATTAAAATCTCGTGTTAGTGCATTACAACAAGAACTAGATAATAGTGAACAAGTGCAAAAGGATTTTGTACGATTATCACAATCATTACAAGTTGAATTAGAAAAAATACGTGCATCTGATACACAAGTTCGGTGGCAATATGAAGAAGATATTGAAGAATGTCCTGGATGCCGTAATCCCTTTGTAGGACAACGTAAAAAA ATACATTGTCGTCATTGTGggcaaatattttgtataaattgtttATCACATACGGTATTAAGTGGTCCAAATCGGAGACCATCAAAAGTTTGTGGTGTTTGTCATACGTTATTAAATCGTAATACAGCACCATATTTTAGTACAGAAGCTCCACATTTACctgattaa